The window ATCAGATAATCCGGTATTTCACCCAAATTCTTTTTATGCAGATATTCCAATACTGAAACTACGTATAATGCCGGTTGAGTATATTTAGTCAAATTGAGTTGTTTATTCTCATCATATAGGCACAGGTCTTTAATAGAATATCCCAATATATTATCTGCTGCTTTCACTAACTCGGTGAACTCATCAAAATAATCCTTACCCATTCCAACAATTTGTGAGCCTTGTCCACAAAAAACAAACGTCTTCATTTTATCCCCCACTTTTCGTAAAAAGAAACTCTTCCTCGATATTCTCATGTAAATCTACTAATACTTTTCATTCCATTTCTAAGTAAAAAGGTCTTGAAATCTTTTAAATTGTTAAAAGAAAAGTAAATATTATTTTCAAATACTTCTTTCATACTTTTCCCTACTTCTGTACCATAAGAGTGTCCAGGCAGCAAAATAATATCATCATTAATATGTTCTTTTATTTTCCTTATACTTTCGTATAAGCTTTCCACCATGCTTTCACGCTCAGGAAGTCCGCATCCTTCATTTAGTAAAAAATCCCCGGTGAGAAATAAATTTCCAATCACATAGCTAACACTTGCTGCCGTATGGCCCGGTGTTAATAAACACTTTATAGGCGCAGTTATAGTGCATATGTTTGTTGGTGCTGAAAGTTCAATAATATTTTGGCATTTAAAAGGTCTGGCTAACATCTCTCGTTCTTCAATAAATACAGGACAATCGTATGTGAACGATAACTGGTCAGCTAAATTTATGTGATCAAAATGTGAGTGTGTTATTAGTATTGCGTCTATTGTACAACCTAATCTACGAATTTGAAGTTTAAATTTGTCTATCTCCCATGAGGGATCGACAATGAGGGCGTGATTATTATATGTATTATGAAGTATATAGCAATTGTTAACGAATGCTTGCCACTTTGTTTTTAGGCAAATATAATCAAGCATTTTTCACCTACTCAGACCTAAATTTTATGTCCGCCTGCTGACATATTTCCTGAACTGCAAATTTCCCTGTAGAAGCTGAAATAGTAACAGCTCCCGGACTTGATATCCATTGACCGGCAAGTGCAAAATTATCAATGCCCTCCAGTTTGCATTTATGGTTGCTGTATTTTGCGGATACTTTTCTTCCATATCCCATCCATGCACCTCTATACGCACCATAAATTCTATTATATGTAACAGGTGTGGCAACCTCTGCTACCTCAATTTTCCCTTTTGCCTTCGGGTATGATACTTCAATCTGTTCTATAACTGCCTTTGCAACGCGCTCTTTTTCGGATTTATATTTAGCAATATCTGTGTCATGCAGATTTTTCCAATAATTGTAATCATACACATCCATTGTCACAACGGCAGCAGTTTTCCCTTCCGGTGCAAAAGACTTTTCATGTTTAAATGTATTGACATAAATGTCTTCTATTAAGTCATTACCTATTTTAATCGATTTATTAAGAGAAACTACAAGAGGAGAGACATCCTGTGATAAATCTGCAGCTATTCCTAAGCTGACAAAAACACAGCTGGCAAAGGTATAGTCTCCACCGTTACTACTTAAAATTTCATTATATGCCTCGTCTTTAATTTTACCTTCTAATAGTTTGTTCAGTGTAATACTTATATCGGTAGAAGATATAACATAGTCACCCTTAACAACTTGTCCGTTATCTAATTCAATTCCAACAGCCTTACCATTTTCCTGTAATACTCTTTTAACAGGTGAACTTAAATGAATGGTTCCCCCTAGCTCCTTGAACCTTTTGCAAATGTTTTCGGAAACACCGGCTGATCCGCCCAAAGGCCATCCACCATCATATGAAGCTACTGAGCCAAGTTGAGCAATTGGCGCATATGCCGGAAAAGTATCTAAAGCAAGTGTTTTTAGGGCATTTCTAATTAGAGTACTTTTAAACTTTTTAAAATAGTCTACTCCATCAACTTTTCCGTACTTCATCATAATAGGTCCCATAGAGGACATTTTCATAGAAAATTTGATATTATCGAATATTGACATTTCAGGCATATGCTTATTTACGGGTGTTTCAAATGATTTTGCTTTCTTAGCAAACTTACACAATTCCTTAATCATTTCTGTATCTTCGGGAGCAACTTCAAGTAAGTGTTCTTTTAATTTATCTACATCTCTGTAGAAATATAATTTTTTACCTTTATGTTCAACAGTTAAAAAGATGTCTTCCATTATAATCTTATCGTCTTCAAAAGCACCTAAGGTTTTAAACATATCGTAAGCAGCGGTACCTTTTCTTGTACCAATTAACCATCTTATTGCTCCATCAAAGGTATAGTCTTTCCTCTTCCAAGAAGTACATTCCCCGCCCGGCTTTGGCTGTGCTTCAAATATCTCGGTTTCAAATCCGTTAAGCCTGGAAAACACCCCCGCGGATAACCCTGATATTCCCCCACCTACTATCAATACTTTTTTCATAGTGCTCCCCCTTTATTGGTTGTACTTTTCTAAAAATTCTTTACATACTGCATTAAATTCTTTAGGAACTGATAAGTTTGAACTATGTCCTGAGGTCTCAAATATATGTAATTCGGAATTCCTTATTTCTCTATTCATTCGTTCTGATAATTCAACCGGAAGTATCTTATCTTTTGCTCCGGCAAGAATCAGCGTGGGAATATTAATTTTACCAAGAAAATCTCCTGTTTTCCCATGACCCGAATGTAAAACAGCTTCATATTTCAATGCCATTTCATCTGATATACAGGTACTGTCATCAAATAGCTTCCTTGCTTCGGATGCTCCTGCACTTTCAAAATCATCATAAACTAATTCTTTTAATCCAACATGACTGTCTACCGTCAGTTCAGCCGATGTATTTGCCAGTATCAGTGAATTACAGCGTTCTTCATATTTAATGCCTATAAATTGTGCTAACACGCCGCCCCAGGATGTACCCAGCAAGTCAATCTTAGTATTAATCCCAAGCATATCAATAACTTCCATATAGTAGCTGCTTATTGCTTCAAAAGAGACATCATCACAGGCTTGGCTAAGACCTACACCGGGCATATGGATAACAATCATTTGTCTGTTAAAACTGTCATCACTAAATTGAGGTATAAATTGACTGGCAGCCAAACCAAAACCGGGAATCATAATAAGAGGTTTTCCCTTACCTTTTACAACCACTTCAACCATAGTACCAACTGATTGAAGCTTAATTAGGAAGTGTGTAACTCTGCTATTGGAATCTTCTAGCAAATTTCCAATTGATTTTGGTTCTTTTATCTCATTTACACTCTTCCAGAACTCAACCATATCATCCTTAATGTTGCCAATGCTTCCCGTTCCTAATAAAATCGGCCTCTTATCAGCAATAAGCTTAAATAGTGTTTTATCCGGAGGATTACATTTTTGTCTGTTTAATGATAGTGATATGGACTTTTTAACCTTGTGTTTTGGTGTATACTCACCTAAAACTATGTGTGTGTTTCTTCCTCCGCAGCCGATTTCCGTTATTGCAGCTATTCTGCTGTTATCCGAATTCCACGGATGCAGTTTAGTCAAAAATTCTATATGTTCAGAAGGAGCGTCAGAAATCCGTTTGTTTAGAGTACTTCCCCTTGATATAGATGCAGGAATAATATGATTTTTCATCATAGATATTATCCTAATGATGGCTGCATATACTGAAACTGCTTCCATATCACCAAATTGACTTCTTGAACTTCCAACTGCAATCTTTGTGTCCTCTCTTTGCGGTATCTTTTTTCCAAATACATTAGCATATGACATATACTCATTTTCAGCGGAGAATTTCGTTCCCAAACCAATTGAGTCAATATAATCAACGCCGTTAATTTTACTGTCTGAATATACCTGAGTTAACAATTCTATCAAAGAAGCTTGTCTTGGAACTAACTTTCCGTTACTACTATGTGATTGTATCTTTTTTATTACTGCATAGACCTTATCCTTGTCCCTAACAGCTTCTGATAAGGGTTTTAAAAGAATTACTGCTGCACCTTCTGCAGGTATAACTCCCGAGACATCTTCTCCAAACATATCACTAGCATTATTTTCAGCTAAACGACTTTCGCTGGTTAGTCTCTTGAATCTTTCATCAGAAAGCAATAAATTTACTCCACCTGCGATTGCCATTTTACATTCGCCTTTGGAAATAGAATCTATTGCATCATTTAAACTTTGAGAAGATGATAAAGTCCCATCCAATACTTTAGCAGGGCCCTCCAAATTAAAATGAGTACTTATGTTAGATGCCAAATATGCATTAGTAATCAATTTAATGTCGCATTCATCGTATCCTTTGCTATATAACAGCTCCTTATACTCTTCTCTTGTAGTTCCTAAAAATACGCCTATATTTTGATTTGCTATTTCACTTGTTTTATAGCCTGCATCTGCAAATAATTCAGCTGTTAATTGCAATAAAATTCTATACTTTGGATCAATAAAAGTACTATCTTGTTTTGAATAATTAAAATATTCATTATCAAAATCCCAAATATCTTGAACAAAATAACCTGATTTATTATTTAAATTAGTGCCTTCTCTATCACTACAAGCTTCAAAAACCGTACTATTTGAACAAATTTGCTCCAATACATCTGCCTCATTATCTCCAAAAGGCAGTTTAAATGACACCCCTATAATCGCAATATCATTATCTTCATTTTTCTCTTCTAATTCATACGGCTCCTCTTGATGATATACTTCTGAGTAAGACACTACTTCTATTACATCATCTTTTCTACATCTGCCAACTGACAGTTCACAATATTTATTGGTTACTTCCGTTGAGAAATTAGAAACTAAATAAACAGCTAATGAGGATATATTTTTTAAATTATTAAATATAACCGGACTTATTTCAATTGAGAACTTATCCTTAATGGATACTGCTAATTTAACAAATCTTAACGAATCAAATTCCATATTAGAAAACGGTGTATATTCCCCTATATCTTTTTCAGATAAATCCACAATCTCTATAACGCTTCGCTTTAATTCGTCGTTTACAAAGGCTAATAACTCATCGGGGTTACATTCAACATCTATACATATTGCTTCTGGCGAAACAGTAGTGCATATACTGGTCTCTTCCTTAATAATGTCATCCCGTACTTCTTTATTCTCAACCTTTTCTTCCTTTGTACCTTCTAATACGTAGCCTTTATAATTTAGTAAAATATCTTCGATTTTTTCTGTACTTAAGTATTTTCGATTTATTTTAGTATTAACATTTAAAGGCATTTCTTCCAATACAATGTAATAACTTGGTAACATATACACCGGCAGCCATTTACCAATGTTTGCTGAAATTGCACTCGCATCTATATCTGATTTAATTGATTTTAGTATAACAAAGGTTACTATTTCCGAATGATTAGAACTATCTTTCCTAATTACAGATGCACTGTTACGTATATAATCTAATTTTAATATTTGATTGTCGATTTCTTCTAACTCAATTCTCAAGCCTCGAAATTTTACCATGCCATCAATTCTACAATAATATTTCAGATTATCATCATCCATAAATGAAACTAAATCTCCGCTGCAATGTAAATAGCTATCTTTCAAAAAAGGATTCTGAATAAATTTTTTACCATTAAGCTCATCTTGCTTGTAATAGCATGGCTGATTAGTACCTGCTCCTCCTATATATAATTCCCCTTTAGCACCTTTTGGGAGCAGCTGATGATAGCTATCTAATATATAAATTTGATAATTGTGAATTGGCTTTCCTATCCCAACTTTCCGGGCATCAGTTATTTTCTGTATTGATGTAATAATCGCTGCTTCTGTTGGCCCACACATATTCCAAACAACACCATATAAGTCCATCATCTTTTGAGCCAGATTATTATTTAGTGCATCACCTGCGACCCATGCTCTGGTCATTGTTTTGCTATTAAAGCCTGTAACAAATAATATTTCATACAGTGAAGGAGTTGCACAAAAATATGTAACCGGTATGTCATGTAATTTCTTAGTCAATGCTATCTGATCATCAATAATATCCGAAGATAGCATCTCAATAGTACCGCCGGCACATAATATAGGTAATATTTCTAATAGTGACATGTCAAAACTTATAGAAGCAATTGTAATCGTGTAGTCACTACCGGATACTCCTGGTTCTATTAACATAGACTGAATAATATTAGTTAAACTATTCTGCCAAACCTGAACTCCTTTTGGATTTCCTGTAGACCCGGATGTATAAATCATATATGCTAAATCTTCTAAATTTGTTTCACTCTTATACACTGTTCCCGATAAACTGCTCTTCTTATTACGAAGCTCAGATTCAACAGACAGCTTTGTTATATCGTCATTAATAAATTGAAGTCTGTTATCGTTAGTCAGTACCATTTTCATAGCCGTTTCACCGATAATATAACTAAATCTGTCCAATGGAAGCTTTGTGTCATATGGAAGATAAACCGCACCGATTTTAAATAACGCCAGCATAGAAATGATTACCTCTGCTGATCTATCCATATAAACACCAACTATATCTCCCTTATGTACTCCTCTTTCAACTAATAAATGCGCCAAATAATTGCTCTCATCTCTTAATTGTGCATAAGTAAGCATAGTCCCCTTAAACACTACTGCTGTTTTGTGGGGAAGGGTATCTCCATATCGGTCAATTATTTCATGAACACACAACTGCTCAAAATTTTTGTCAGTATTGTTTATTACATTCAATAAATAATTCTTCTCTTCTTCACAAACGCAATCAAGTTCATATATTAATTTTTCTTGATTGCTGCAAATATCATTTAGCAGGTAAATATAATTCTCACCAAATTGTTCTATAAAATCCTTACTAAATGAGTCTCTTTTATATTTTATTGCAAGTATTGCATTATCCTGTTGTTCTTGTAATTCAAGAAATATGTCAAATACGCCTTCTTGTTGTATACTATTAACTAATTTCGTATCTTGTTCACTCTTACTTCCGAAATTATCAAGTTGGTGTCTTCCTAATTCTTTCAGAAAGGATTGAACTGCAAATACAATAGTATACATATTATCAGTAGTTTTGCCCAATTTCCCGGCAACATTTAAAAATGGATATGTACTATATCGCATAATATCCATTATTTCTTTTTTCAGATTAGAAACAAAAACCCTAAACTTCTCCTCTAATGGTATTTCAGTAAAGACAGGTACTGTATTGGAGAAAAACCCTATGCAGTCAGAAAACTTTGAACTTGGCCGACCATACATGGGTGTTCCAACTTGTAATTTATCCTGTCCTGAGTATCTGTTTAGCAATACAAAAAATGCAGCTAAGGTTAATACATATAAAGAAACACCAAACTCATCTGCTGTCTCCCTTAACTTCTTCAGAGTTAAATAATCAACGCCTTTTAGTATTGTTTCACCTTCAAAAGTTATTCCTCTATTTTTAAGGGGTTCTTTCGGCAAATCTATGCCATTAAAATCATTATTCAATTTTTTTATCCAGAATTCTTCTGCTTCTTTTCCAAAAGCCGATAAAAGCATATTTTCCTGCCACTCAACAAACTCCTTATAGCTCGCCTTGGGCTTTTGAATACGTATTTTTTCACCAATTTTACAGGTACAGTATGCTTCTACAAAATGACTTGCCAGAATAGTTAAGGACGGCCCATCTGCAAGAATATGGTGAATCACTAAAAGAACCAGATGTTTTTCTTTTTCGATTTTAAAATTACATACTCTCAGGCTATAATCCTTAGCTAAATCAAAAGGGCGCTTATAAACAGATAAAACTGTTTTTTTCTGTTTATCAAATGTTTCATTAGTAATATCAAGATATTCATAGGAAAAGTTATTTTCATCCCGAACAGATTGATGTGGTTCGCCATTTTCAACTTCTGTACAATTTGAAAACACAGTTCTCAAATTTCCATGGAGTGATACTATGTAAGAGCAAGTTTTTAAAAGAATTTCTTCATTGACTTCTTCGTTTATGATAATAGGCACTGACAAATTATATGCACTATTATCCGGATACATAATATTACTTAGCCATAATGGCTTTTGAATAGATGAAAGTGGGAAATTAACACATTCCTCTTCATTTCCGCTATTTTCAAGTAACTTTAAGGCTTCTTCTGCACTAATCTCATGACGAAAAACCATACTATATATTTCTCTTTTATTCATATGATTACCTCAATTCACATTCTCTTAAAAATAAATTGCATAATATCAATATTTCAATTTATCTTGTCAGAAAGAAAACTCTCCAAATTATCCCCTGCTAAATTCATGAATGCATAAGTAGATATTAAGTCACTTTTGATAATTCTATTTGAGAATCCTGCCAAAGTAGCCATTGGCCCTAAATCCATTAGAGTAGTCGGCACTGCTGCTTTTTCAATATATTTTATAGTGTCGCTAAATTTGATTGGTTCAGATAAAATATTAAATAGATATTCACCGTTTATATAATCTACTTTCTTTGCGGTCATAGTAGAAATAACTTCAATTGTAGGCTTATTAATTTTCAATTGCTCTAAAAATTTGCAACAGCTTTCTTTGTATGGTTGAATTAAACTCGGATTATGGAACCCTACTTTTGTAGGTAATAAAACCGTCAAATACTTATGCTCTTCATAATACTTATTTAACTTTTTCAATTCTTCCGTTAATCCTGATACAATAAAATGATTATCATGATTAAACGCACCGATACAGCCATACCGATTAGCACAGCTATCATTAATATAGTCTTTATTAATATTTCCGATTACCGTTAACATTCCACTGGGTGCAACTCTGTTTTGTATATAACTGGTAACCGAATATACATACATAATAGCAGCTTCAGGTTCTAATGCACCTGAAACAGTTAACGCCACAAACTCACCTAAACTTGTTCCCACTAATAAATCCGGCTCTACACCATTTTCCATCAGCACCTTCGCTAAAGAATACTGAATTGCAAACAGTACTGCACAGCCAAAACCAACATCGTTAAAGAGTAAGTGTGAATTTTTCTTATTATACATTTCATCAACAAATGATATATTGGTATTTAAAAAGAAGATATTATCAAGATAATCCATGTAATACTTAATTTTTAAGTTCGTATTATACAGATTTTCTCCCATTTCTAAGAATTGTGAGCCCTGTCCGGAAAACATAAATACTATTTTCTTACCGTCATACATCTTTAGTATCCTCCCTGTTATTACTTTCACCCTTTTAAAGGCACCTTTATTTATTCTTATAAGAGAGTCTACCAATAGGTGTTCATTTTTTTATAAGACCAAATGAAAGATTAATATTATGGGACATGTTTATCTATTGATTTATTCTTCCCAACCTTTGATATTTTTCGTATCTCATGTTTACCAGCTTATCCGCAGAGAACTCATAGTATTTATTAATACTTTGCAGGATTTTATTGCTTAAATCCTCATACACATGATTAAAATCTCCGTTATTTTCTTTGATTACCATATCAACAACTCCAAGAGAATACAAATCATCTGCAGTAAGCTTAAGACATTCTGCTACTTCTTTTACTCTGGCCGGGTCCTTCCACAAAATACTTGCACAGCCTTCCGGGGAAATTACAGAATATATTGCGTTTTCCAGCATCCAAACCTCATCAGCTACTGCCAATGCCAAAGCACCACCACTTCCACCTTCTCCTATAAGAATTGAAATAATGGGTACTTTCAAATCAATCATTGTAATCAGATTTTCAGCTATTGCCTGTCCTTGTCCTCTTTCCTCGGCACCAATTCCGCAATATGCCCCTGAGGTGTCTATAAAACATATTACCGGCCTGTTAAACTTTTCAGCTAACTTCATCTGTCTAAGAGCTTTTCTGTACCCTTCAGGATGAGCTGAACCAAAGTTTCTGCTCAATCTTTCTTTAGTATCCAGACCTTTTTCTAATGCTATTACTGTAACCGGCCTATTTCCAAGCAAGCCAATTCCGGCAACTACAGCATTATCATCTCCGAATCGTTTGTCACCGTGGAACTCCATAAAGTTAGTAAAAATATTATTGATATACACTTTTGATGTGGGACGATCTTTTGACCTTGCCGCCATTACCTTATCGTAAGCGCTCATTATCTCGCCTCCATGTTATGTAGCATTAATATATTCCCTAAGTATTTCTTCAGCTCATTTCTGCTAACAATATTATCTATAAATCCTTTTTCCATAAGAAATTCTGCCTTTTGAAATCCATCAGGAAGAGATCTTCTGATTGTTTGTTCTATTACTCTTGGACCTGCAAAACCTATTAATGTATCCGGCTCACTAAGAATAATATCTCCCTGCATTGCAAAACTTGCTGTTACCCCTCCGGTAGTCGGATCTGTCAGAACAGCTACATACAAATTTCCATTATTGCTGTGTCTCTTTACAGCTCCGCTTATCTTTGCCATCTGCATCAAAGACATAATACCTTCTTGCATCCTTGCCCCGCCAGAAACGGTAAAGCCTATAACAGGAATTGATTTGTCAGTTGCCATTTCAAAAAGTCTTGCTATTTTTTCTCCAACAACACAGCCCATACTTCCCATCATAAAAAATGGTTCCATAGCAAAAACAGCACACTCAAAGCCTTCTATTTTAGCAATTCCGCAAATTACAGCTTCGTTTTCGCCATTTTCTTCTATTGCCGTCTTTAACTTTTCGGCATATCCCGGGAAATCTAATATATTCTTAGATTTAAGTTCTTTATCATACTCCACGAATGTCTCATCATCTACTGTTATGCCTATCCTTTTTCTTGCATTTATTCTGAAGTGATATCCGCATTCTCTGCAAACCTCAAGGTTATCTACCAGTTCACTTTTTAGCAAGGTCTCTTTGCATTTTGGACAAATCAATAACAGTTCCTTAGGTGCACAAGGAATTAAAGTTGATTCCTTTTTATATTCCATTTCCGGTTTTAGTTCGAGTTTTTTAAATGATATTTTTTTTAGCATATGGTTGCTCCATTCTTATTTTCCATTTCATTTAAAATATTTTCGATATGAATTGGATCTGTAGAATAGCTACCTTCTTTAAATATCTGACTTGATATAATGTTCATATGAAGTAAACTATTATGTTCTATACCCTCAATAACTAATTCAGATAACGCCACCATCATCTTTCTGATAGCCTCTTCTCTTGTCCTTCCGTATACTATTAACTTCCCCAGCATGGAGTCATAGAATGGCGGAACAAAATAATCTTGATATATGGCAGTATCAAACCTTACCCATGGCCCGCCGGGAATGTGTAAAAGTGAGATTTTACCACTGCTTGGCCTGAAATTTATCAGCGGATTTTCTGCATTTATTCTGCATTCAATACAATGCCCTTTAATCTCAATATTTTCTTGTTCAACGTCCAGAGGCATGCCCGCCGCAATACGTATTTGCCATTTTACAATATCTATTCCAGTAACCATTTCAGTTACCGGATGCTCCACTTGAAGTCTGGTATTCATTTCCATGAAATAAAAATTACCATATTTATCCAATAAAAACTCTACTGTTCCAACACCTGTATAGTTAGTAGCTTTTGCGACTTTTACGGCTACTTTCATCATTTTTTTTCGTAGCTCTGCGCCAATTGCGGTAGATGGGCTTTCCTCTATTAATTTTTGGTGTTTTCTCTGTAAAGAACATTCTCTTTCCCCCAGACAAACAACCTTTCCGTAGTTATCACATAATATCTGCATTTCTACATGCTTAACAGGAGAAAGATATTTTTCTATATAGCAAGCCCCATCTCCGAAGGCACTTTTTGCTTCCGAGGATGCGGTAAGATATGCGCTTTCAAATTCATTTTCGTTATATACAATCCTTATACCTTTTCCTCCACCACCGGCTCTTGCCTTTATTAGTAATGGATAACCTATATCGTTAGCAATATTAATAGCATCCTTGGGATTTTCAATAATATCACCGCCTGGGATTACGGGGATTGAAGCATTTTGCATAATCCGTCTGGCATTATCCTTATCTCCCATCTTTGATATTATATCTGAACCAGGTCCGATAAAAACAATGTTGCACTTCTCACACAGAGATGCAAATTTAGAGTTTTCGGATAATAGTCCATAACCTGGATGTATCGCCTGAGCATTGCAAGCAATAGCAACAGTAATAATAGCAACCATATTTAAATAGCTTTTTCCGGTTTGAGCAGGACCTATACAATAGCTTTCATCAGCCAGTGTTACATGCAATGCATGTCTGTCTGCTTCTGAAAATATTGCTACTGTGGATATTCCCATTTCTTTGCATGCACGTATTATTCGAACAGCTATTTCACCGCGGTTTGCAATAAGTATTTTATTAAACATATTTACCTCTTTACCTCCGCCAATATTATAAATATCTGAAAATTGGCTGTCCAAATTCAACTACATCACCGTTTTGTGCACAAATTTCTACAATCTCACCATCTTCTTCAGCAACAATCTCATTGAATAATTTCATGGCTTCAATTATGCAAACAACTTGTCCCTTTTTAACTTTATCTCCTGTTGCAACAAATTCCTTATCTTTTGAGCTGGGTGCAGTATAGAATATTCCAACCATAGGAGCTTTAATCTCCTTTGTTGACGGGTTCACAGATAATGAATCAGCATTAACTTCATCACTATGTATAGCAGTATTCAGTTGCACTTCATTTTTTGAAACAGATTGAATTTTTTGTCGTTCCATTTCAATTCTTATTCTGCTATCACCTTCATTAATCTCGATGATATTAACGTTAGAAGAGTTTACAATTTTAACCAATTCTTTTATCTGCTCTATATTCATAACTTTCCCCCACATTTGTTATTGTTTTTGAAAATTTATTTAGCCATCAATAAAAAGTTCACTTGGCATAGAGACTTCATCAACAAATTGCTGCAACATATTTTCCTTGGATTTTATACTCATTGTCTCAGTTTTATCTTCTGTTCGGGTTTCACCTTGATTACTCAAGCTCTCATTATACTCATAGTCTTGTTGACTATATAACTTTTTGCCATGTTTTGTTTTATTAGCTGATATAATTAAATCTTCATGTTTTACTTTCAAATAATCAGTATTTATCTCTAAATTTATAAATGAAGTATCTCCCATTATTGCCTTCAAATAATCAATATCTGTATTAACGCCTTCAATTACAAACTCGTCTAATGCTCTGCTCATACGGGATATTGCTTCTTGTCTGGTATTTCCTTTAACGATTAACTTTGCAACCATAGAATCATAGTAATGGCTGATAAAAGAGTTCTGGCCTATTCCTGAATCTACCCTTACTCCCAAGCCATCCGGAACTTGATAATATGTTATGGCTCCTGCTGAAGGCATAAAACCATTATTTGTATCTTCCGAATAAATTCTGCACTCTATAGCATGACCCTTTAAATGTATATCCTTCTGTTTTATAGGCAGTTCCTTGCCATCTGCTATCAATACTTGCATTTTTACAATATCTATGTCCGTAACCATCTCTGTTACAGCATGTTCAACCTGTATTCTTGTATTCAATTCCAAAAAGAATACTTCACCATTGCTATATAAGAATTCCACAGTTCCTGCACTGGTATACTGGACTTCCTTTGCAATGGAAATTGCGTATTCAAATATTTTATCTTTTAATTCTTGAGAAATAGTCAAACATGGTGCTTCTTCAACTATCTTCTGAAATCTTCTTTGAATGGAGCATTCACGTTCTCCTAAATGGACTACATTGCCGTGAGAATCAGCCAAAAGTTGAACCTCAACGTGATGAACATCAGTGTAATATCTCTCAATAAACACTGAGTCATTATGAAATAGTGACTCAGCTACACTCTGAGATTTGAAAAAAGTATCCTTCAATTCATCTTTACTATTTGCAATATACATGCCCTTTCCGCCGCCACCTGCAGCCGGCTTTATCATTACCGGATATCCTATTGAAGAAGCAATATCTTCCGC of the Ruminiclostridium papyrosolvens DSM 2782 genome contains:
- a CDS encoding alpha/beta fold hydrolase; translation: MNKREIYSMVFRHEISAEEALKLLENSGNEEECVNFPLSSIQKPLWLSNIMYPDNSAYNLSVPIIINEEVNEEILLKTCSYIVSLHGNLRTVFSNCTEVENGEPHQSVRDENNFSYEYLDITNETFDKQKKTVLSVYKRPFDLAKDYSLRVCNFKIEKEKHLVLLVIHHILADGPSLTILASHFVEAYCTCKIGEKIRIQKPKASYKEFVEWQENMLLSAFGKEAEEFWIKKLNNDFNGIDLPKEPLKNRGITFEGETILKGVDYLTLKKLRETADEFGVSLYVLTLAAFFVLLNRYSGQDKLQVGTPMYGRPSSKFSDCIGFFSNTVPVFTEIPLEEKFRVFVSNLKKEIMDIMRYSTYPFLNVAGKLGKTTDNMYTIVFAVQSFLKELGRHQLDNFGSKSEQDTKLVNSIQQEGVFDIFLELQEQQDNAILAIKYKRDSFSKDFIEQFGENYIYLLNDICSNQEKLIYELDCVCEEEKNYLLNVINNTDKNFEQLCVHEIIDRYGDTLPHKTAVVFKGTMLTYAQLRDESNYLAHLLVERGVHKGDIVGVYMDRSAEVIISMLALFKIGAVYLPYDTKLPLDRFSYIIGETAMKMVLTNDNRLQFINDDITKLSVESELRNKKSSLSGTVYKSETNLEDLAYMIYTSGSTGNPKGVQVWQNSLTNIIQSMLIEPGVSGSDYTITIASISFDMSLLEILPILCAGGTIEMLSSDIIDDQIALTKKLHDIPVTYFCATPSLYEILFVTGFNSKTMTRAWVAGDALNNNLAQKMMDLYGVVWNMCGPTEAAIITSIQKITDARKVGIGKPIHNYQIYILDSYHQLLPKGAKGELYIGGAGTNQPCYYKQDELNGKKFIQNPFLKDSYLHCSGDLVSFMDDDNLKYYCRIDGMVKFRGLRIELEEIDNQILKLDYIRNSASVIRKDSSNHSEIVTFVILKSIKSDIDASAISANIGKWLPVYMLPSYYIVLEEMPLNVNTKINRKYLSTEKIEDILLNYKGYVLEGTKEEKVENKEVRDDIIKEETSICTTVSPEAICIDVECNPDELLAFVNDELKRSVIEIVDLSEKDIGEYTPFSNMEFDSLRFVKLAVSIKDKFSIEISPVIFNNLKNISSLAVYLVSNFSTEVTNKYCELSVGRCRKDDVIEVVSYSEVYHQEEPYELEEKNEDNDIAIIGVSFKLPFGDNEADVLEQICSNSTVFEACSDREGTNLNNKSGYFVQDIWDFDNEYFNYSKQDSTFIDPKYRILLQLTAELFADAGYKTSEIANQNIGVFLGTTREEYKELLYSKGYDECDIKLITNAYLASNISTHFNLEGPAKVLDGTLSSSQSLNDAIDSISKGECKMAIAGGVNLLLSDERFKRLTSESRLAENNASDMFGEDVSGVIPAEGAAVILLKPLSEAVRDKDKVYAVIKKIQSHSSNGKLVPRQASLIELLTQVYSDSKINGVDYIDSIGLGTKFSAENEYMSYANVFGKKIPQREDTKIAVGSSRSQFGDMEAVSVYAAIIRIISMMKNHIIPASISRGSTLNKRISDAPSEHIEFLTKLHPWNSDNSRIAAITEIGCGGRNTHIVLGEYTPKHKVKKSISLSLNRQKCNPPDKTLFKLIADKRPILLGTGSIGNIKDDMVEFWKSVNEIKEPKSIGNLLEDSNSRVTHFLIKLQSVGTMVEVVVKGKGKPLIMIPGFGLAASQFIPQFSDDSFNRQMIVIHMPGVGLSQACDDVSFEAISSYYMEVIDMLGINTKIDLLGTSWGGVLAQFIGIKYEERCNSLILANTSAELTVDSHVGLKELVYDDFESAGASEARKLFDDSTCISDEMALKYEAVLHSGHGKTGDFLGKINIPTLILAGAKDKILPVELSERMNREIRNSELHIFETSGHSSNLSVPKEFNAVCKEFLEKYNQ